One segment of Vespa velutina chromosome 17, iVesVel2.1, whole genome shotgun sequence DNA contains the following:
- the LOC124955215 gene encoding E3 ubiquitin-protein ligase UBR2 has product MSGDNIQSHSDQNIEEIELSALPVFPNVSKPCVKVWMDKMSKGVLSLTHFKEHWRIWVPKIYSPEPNGNCLDWSFDEEKAQKILYNTLEEFICNDDPQVVLKQLSQMDNPPSICGKVFKMGEPTYSCRECGMDSTCVLCVDCFKQSAHRNHKYKMGTSSGGGCCDCGDTEAWKNEPFCKIHVVGTQSKEAYGNKLPGDIAERAVATFEAVLKYCYELLSLEHTPGLPSDLCVKESDEDPLSLLATTDTYCTVLFNDETHTFEQVINTLTRILKCSQRDAVEYVTNVDREGRSVVKCSGFQHCNELKAEIERFTSRHSNRALKVLVVHAHVIAHQTFAMKLLNWLQQFISLCEGFRILFSNVALNTKLPEISIVEGILMRDSQLWKSARTAWHRLFISGMLMEYESKKALAIVFTYNYGSVMKDFIRDDHDHSFSIVSLSVQLFTVPTLAHHLIAHHDVLFILLNTFISESSRRCNAAGKLEFERNTPNTYFKRAQYILYDLRYLLSAKPDIWTDELRRGFLQGISLLLKLFCSMQCMDAVLRQVGQHMEYEPEWESAFNLHIKLSPVISLALEWCGSDRIVLIKAFRLVLRKLYEQPGIESGLGQVRELADHSATCLQYDVSSEPVSIHLPLSRFLAGLFLYLEKHNLHFQCPEFINQTKPTPEQIIEPVLTAQAMISQVHAGMWRRNGYSLLNQLYFYHNVKCRSEMLDRDIILLQAGASLIESNEFLIHILNKCNLLNWANPNFEVNALKNPEEDSIRQTINLVEEFLGLLITIIGERYVPGVGQVTADDRLKKEIIQQLCIKPLSHSELNKTLPDDVHLETGMERVIHDVADFKKPPNTSAGKGVYELKPHLYLEYNVFFYHYTKEELSRSEEAQRKRRKALGKLECCPPPKLPKLTEVFSLVANLLQCDVMLHIMQTVLERALTFVARSFSEPQVHKVLHLIGYALQEQESGYYPFLVFTERAAKWKIYKLLEDLKSSPRIEAHKDLLTWILIKYREVAGSTVIESTTTTTAASTVATTENVSDADSNKNGKEWRTKMAALKRAKIMTQMAAMQKLFMKKNAKLFETAALDANKSSERGSAMDLTECSESSSPVSASNNQGNNLPEEKTYTCILCQEDQIVTATGPAMVLAAFVQQSTVLCQYRGNTEEPDPLYLSAKLGASPHTSTCGHVMHAHCWQEYFDNVLAKENRRPYRLRQPASFDVEKHEYLCPLCECLSNTVLPLLPPLGVLQSRPQNQPNLTFEMWLEAMRLTLDCKTNARYLKTQSFNDVHDPVCRYCTSAKIQDAHIIGSDNSVEHDTFACPIKSLHQEFGTVGAIFESTYSQSGPCLLDNLVTMIHLFAQATYTKGFGAEPYEADSRVPLLAWKSTAYTVHAIEFLIRDMDKPLLGALSSRQRDCLEGLARISAILAATCLNGGCGSPTWPEKNITGNHAFALLTILLENPPEGPSILEWDPFGILIPLINSLPTLFNTKPDTPPPIITGGIFESHALMLVFLSLIVKIILTTDFNESMDIDSQETEESTNCTVILPLVQALGVNIVNETASELWRRIKEACLPFLRCYALYYHFVSDVPAPEELTKLGGDTYENICAYLGLPITCNELLAPKLDIIMQLIEIWKSHPTVQAHLAGTSPVVIIKEPLRVNKLVELPEDYSELINTISLFTCPNSDREDSRNPTMCLVCGEMLCSQSYCCQTELNKTMVGACTYHATKCGTGVGMFLRVRECEILFLRSPNRGSFVCPPYLDEYGETDQGLRRGNPLRLCKEKYKELNQMWLGHGLHESVARGIESSNNVMTMQWQHL; this is encoded by the coding sequence ATGAGCGGGGATAATATTCAAAGTCATTCTGACCAAAATATCGAAGAGATAGAATTGTCAGCATTGCCTGTCTTTCCCAATGTGAGTAAACCATGCGTGAAAGTATGGATGGATAAAATGAGCAAAGGTGTgctttcactcactcactttaAAGAACATTGGAGAATTTGGGTTCCAAAGATATATAGTCCTGAACCAAATGGCAATTGTTTGGATTGGAGtttcgatgaagaaaaagcACAAAAAATACTTTACAATACTTTGGAAGAATTTATTTGCAATGATGATCCACAAGTTGTATTAAAACAACTTAGTCAAATGGATAATCCTCCGTCCATATGTGGTAAAGTATTTAAAATGGGTGAACCAACGTACAGTTGCAGAGAATGTGGTATGGACTCTACTTGTGTTTTATGTGTTGACTGTTTCAAACAGTCCGCCCATcgtaatcataaatataaaatgggaACTTCAAGTGGTGGAGGTTGCTGTGATTGTGGTGACACGGAAGCTTGGAAGAACGAACCATTTTGCAAAATACACGTAGTGGGAACTCAATCGAAAGAAGCTTATGGGAATAAATTGCCCGGTGATATCGCAGAAAGAGCAGTAGCAACTTTTGAGGCAGTATTGAAGTATTGCTATGAATTATTGTCATTGGAGCATACACCAGGATTACCATCTGATTTATGCGTTAAAGAATCCGACGAAGATCCATTGTCTTTATTAGCCACTACAGATACTTATTGCACAGTTCTTTTCAACGATGAGACTCATACCTTCGAACAAGTAATAAATACCTTAACGCGTATCTTAAAGTGTTCTCAAAGAGATGCCGTTGAATATGTAACGAATGTCGACAGAGAAGGCAGATCGGTCGTAAAGTGTTCAGGATTTCAACATTGCAATGAATTAAAAGCTGAAATTGAAAGATTTACATCAAGACATAGCAATCGAGCTTTAAAGGTCCTCGTAGTTCATGCTCATGTAATTGCTCATCAGACCTTTGCAATGAAATTGTTAAATTGGTTACAACAATTCATAAGTTTATGCGAAGGCTTTAGAATACTGTTTAGCAATGTTGCCCTTAATACAAAATTACCAGAGATATCGATCGTCGAAGGTATATTAATGAGAGATTCACAATTATGGAAGTCTGCTAGAACAGCTTGGCacagattatttatatctgGAATGCTTATGGAatacgaaagtaaaaaagcTTTGGCTATAGTATTTACTTATAATTATGGTTCTGTCATGAAAGATTTCATAAGAGATGATCATGATCATTCGTTTTCAATTGTTTCATTGTCTGTACAATTATTTACGGTTCCCACTTTAGCTCATCATCTTATAGCACATCacgatgtattatttattttgttgaaCACATTTATTTCTGAAAGTTCGCGTAGGTGCAATGCCGCGGGTAAATTAGAATTTGAAAGGAACACTCCcaatacatattttaaaagagctcaatatatactttatgaTTTAAGATATTTACTCAGTGCAAAACCAGATATTTGGACTGATGAATTAAGACGAGGATTTTTGCAaggaatttcattattattaaaattattctgcAGCATGCAATGTATGGATGCGGTATTAAGACAAGTTGGACAACATATGGAATATGAACCTGAATGGGAATCTGCATTTAATTTGCATATTAAACTTTCACCAGTTATTAGTTTAGCTCTTGAATGGTGTGGTTCTGATagaattgttttaattaaagcTTTCAGATTAGTCTTAAGAAAACTCTATGAGCAACCAGGAATTGAATCTGGTCTAGGTCAAGTCAGAGAGCTAGCAGATCATAGCGCGACATGCTTACAATACGACGTTTCTTCTGAACCAGTGTCCATACATCTTCCATTGTCAAGATTTTTAGCaggattatttctttatctcgaaaaacataatttacattttcaatgtcccgaatttataaatcaaacaAAACCAACACCTGAGCAAATCATTGAGCCGGTGTTAACGGCTCAAGCTATGATATCGCAAGTTCACGCTGGAATGTGGAGAAGAAATGGATATTCATTGTTGAATCAGTTGTATTTCTATCACAACGTCAAGTGTCGTAGCGAGATGTTAGatagagatattattttactccAAGCTGGAGCATCCCTTATCGAGAGTAATGAAtttcttatacatattttgAACAAGTGCAATCTTCTTAATTGGGCGAATCCAAATTTCGAGGTGAATGCATTAAAAAATCCAGAAGAAGATAGTATCAGGCAAACGATTAATTTGGTCGAGGAATTTCTTGGTTTGCTTATAACAATTATAGGAGAGAGATACGTTCCTGGTGTTGGACAGGTCACAGCGGATGATcgtttgaagaaagaaataatacagcAGTTATGCATAAAGCCTCTTTCCCATTcggaattaaataaaactttgcCCGATGATGTACATCTCGAAACGGGCATGGAAAGAGTCATTCACGATGTAGCGGATTTTAAAAAACCACCAAATACGTCTGCCGGTAAAGGTGTTTACGAACTGAAACCTCATCTATACTTGGAATAtaacgttttcttttatcattacaCAAAGGAAGAATTAAGTAGATCCGAGGAAGCtcagagaaaacgaagaaaagcaCTTGGAAAATTAGAATGTTGTCCACCACCAAAACTCCCGAAACTAACAGAAGTATTCAGTTTGGTTGCAAATCTTTTGCAATGCGATGTCATGCTCCATATTATGCAAACTGTATTAGAACGTGCCCTCACGTTTGTAGCTAGAAGTTTTTCAGAACCGCAAGTGCACAAAGTACTTCATCTTATAGGATATGCACTTCAAGAACAGGAATCAGGTTATTATCCTTTCCTTGTATTCACAGAAAGAGCTGcaaaatggaaaatttataaattattggaaGACTTGAAAAGTAGCCCTCGTATAGAAGCACATAAGGATTTACTTACTTGGATCCTTATTAAATACAGAGAAGTTGCTGGTTCTACCGTGATAGAAagtaccaccaccactactgcTGCTTCTACGGTAGCTACCACAGAAAACGTTAGCGACGCggattctaataaaaatggtAAAGAATGGAGAACGAAGATGGCAGCTTTAAAACGTGCTAAGATTATGACACAAATGGCAGCCATGCAGAAgctttttatgaaaaagaatgcAAAGTTATTTGAAACAGCAGCGTTAGATGCGAATAAGAGTAGCGAGCGAGGATCGGCTATGGATTTAACGGAATGTTCGGAAAGTTCATCGCCAGTTTCTGCCAGTAATAATCAAGGAAATAATTTACCCGAAGAAAAAACCTACACGTGCATTTTATGTCAAGAAGATCAAATTGTAACGGCAACCGGACCAGCAATGGTACTCGCTGCCTTTGTTCAACAATCTACTGTACTATGTCAATATAGAGGGAATACAGAAGAACCTGATCCGCTATATCTGTCAGCTAAATTAGGCGCATCGCCGCATACCAGCACGTGCGGTCATGTAATGCACGCACATTGTTGGCAAGAATACTTCGACAATGTACTCGCTAAAGAAAATAGACGTCCATACCGATTACGACAACCAGCAAGTTTTGACGTAGAGAAACACGAGTATCTTTGTCCTCTTTGCGAATGCTTGAGTAATACCGTTTTACCACTTTTACCACCTTTAGGCGTATTGCAATCCCGTCCTCAAAATCAACCGAATTTGACTTTCGAGATGTGGTTAGAGGCTATGAGGTTAACGTTAGATTGTAAAACAAATGCAAGGTATCTAAAGACACAATCTTTTAACGATGTTCACGATCCCGTTTGTCGGTATTGTACAAGCGCAAAAATTCAGGATGCTCACATCATTGGAAGTGACAATTCCGTGGAGCATGACACATTTGCGTGTCCTATTAAAAGTCTTCACCAAGAATTTGGTACTGTTGGTGCTATCTTTGAATCTACTTATTCGCAATCTGGTCCATGTCTCTTAGATAATCTTGTAACGATGATACATCTATTTGCACAGGCGACATATACGAAAGGGTTTGGTGCTGAGCCATACGAAGCAGACTCCAGAGTGCCCTTGTTGGCCTGGAAATCAACGGCGTACACTGTCCATGCCATTGAATTTCTTATACGTGACATGGACAAACCCTTGTTAGGTGCTTTATCTTCCAGACAAAGAGACTGTTTGGAAGGCCTCGCTAGAATCTCGGCCATTTTAGCAGCTACATGTTTAAACGGAGGTTGTGGAAGCCCAACGTGgccagaaaaaaatattaccggCAATCACGCGTTTGCCCTTCTAACGATATTGTTAGAAAATCCACCGGAGGGTCCATCCATCTTAGAGTGGGATCCATTTGGTATTTTGATTCCACTGATTAATTCTCTTCCAACTCTTTTCAATACAAAACCAGATACTCCACCTCCGATAATAACAGGAGGTATATTTGAATCGCACGCATTGATGCTCGTATTCTTATCCCtaatagtaaaaattataCTGACAACTGATTTTAACGAGAGCATGGATATAGACAGCCAAGAAACGGAAGAGTCTACAAATTGTACCGTGATTTTGCCATTAGTTCAAGCTCTTGGTGTGAACATCGTTAATGAAACTGCCAGTGAATTATGGAGACGCATCAAAGAAGCTTGCTTACCATTTCTAAGATGTTACGCACTCTATTATCACTTTGTCTCAGATGTTCCAGCACCAGAGGAATTAACTAAACTAGGCGGCGATACGTATGAGAATATATGCGCGTATCTTGGATTACCGATAACATGTAACGAATTGTTAGCTCCCAAATTGGATATCATCATgcaattaatagaaatatggAAAAGTCATCCCACTGTCCAAGCTCACCTTGCCGGGACAAGTCCAGTCGTGATCATAAAAGAACCTTTAAGAGTTAATAAATTGGTAGAACTACCGGAGGATTATAGTGAATTGATAAAtacaatatcattatttacttGCCCTAACAGTGATCGGGAGGACTCGAGGAATCCTACCATGTGCCTCGTTTGCGGAGAAATGTTATGTTCCCAAAGCTATTGCTGTCAgacagaattaaataaaacgatggTCGGTGCATGTACTTATCATGCGACCAAATGTGGCACTGGAGTTGGAATGTTCCTACGAGTACGCGAATGCGAGATACTCTTTTTGAGAAGTCCAAATCGAGGATCATTTGTTTGTCCACCTTATCTCGATGAATACGGAGAAACGGATCAAGGCTTAAGAAGGGGTAATCCACTTCGGTtatgcaaagaaaaatataaggagTTGAATCAGATGTGGCTTGGACATGGATTGCACGAGTCTGTAGCAAGAGGCATTGAATCTTCAAATAACGTTATGACGATGCAATGGCAGCATCTATAA